One Candidatus Cloacimonadota bacterium genomic region harbors:
- the lpdA gene encoding dihydrolipoyl dehydrogenase, translating into MTFRVAIIGGGPGGYVTAIRFQQKGIEALLFEKERLGGECLNWGCIPTKALVKIGDLYNEIQHAEKFGINIENIGFDYRKIGDRKNDVVEKLVSGLEFIIKKRKINLISQKVISIQKRESKFTIKTAEQSYEADYIVIATGSRPAELPNMKFDGENFLSSRHILTLTELPKHLTIIGGGTIGCEFASICANLGVEIEIIELLPNLLNNEDREIGKKLHLAFKKKGIKTHLNTKVNEYRIESGKVFLKLTDGKEIVTEKVLISTGRIPYCDIEFENCQPETERQAMSINDEMETTIENMFAIGDVTGKLMLAHTASKQGLLVAEIIERRINQNKDTESYKLIYQNIPRCTFTEPEVASVGLTQEQAEESGSEIEIGKFTYMGNGKAIGLGATDGMIKVIADKNNRKILGMHIVGAQATELITAGSIMINLGLTINELHKVVYAHPTLSEIIMEAVEDLDKVAIHKI; encoded by the coding sequence ATGACTTTTCGGGTAGCAATAATTGGTGGTGGTCCCGGTGGATATGTAACAGCAATTCGTTTTCAACAGAAAGGAATTGAAGCACTTCTATTTGAAAAAGAACGACTGGGTGGAGAATGCCTTAATTGGGGTTGTATTCCTACAAAAGCATTAGTAAAAATTGGCGATCTATACAATGAAATCCAACATGCAGAAAAATTTGGTATCAACATTGAGAATATTGGCTTTGACTATAGAAAAATTGGTGATCGGAAAAATGATGTCGTAGAAAAGCTGGTTTCTGGTTTAGAATTTATAATCAAGAAAAGAAAAATCAATCTCATATCACAAAAGGTTATATCAATACAAAAGAGAGAATCAAAATTCACAATCAAGACAGCCGAACAATCCTATGAAGCTGATTACATAGTCATAGCAACAGGTTCACGGCCTGCTGAACTTCCCAATATGAAGTTCGATGGAGAAAATTTTCTCTCTTCCCGTCACATTCTAACTCTAACAGAGTTACCGAAACATCTGACTATTATTGGAGGTGGAACTATCGGCTGTGAATTTGCTTCCATTTGTGCTAATTTAGGCGTAGAAATCGAAATAATCGAACTACTACCCAATCTTTTAAATAATGAAGACAGAGAGATCGGAAAAAAATTACACTTAGCATTCAAGAAAAAAGGCATTAAGACTCATCTAAACACTAAAGTAAATGAATACAGAATTGAATCCGGAAAAGTATTTCTTAAACTCACAGACGGTAAAGAGATTGTAACAGAAAAAGTATTGATCAGCACCGGCAGGATTCCTTATTGTGATATTGAATTTGAGAATTGTCAGCCGGAAACAGAGCGTCAAGCAATGAGTATTAATGATGAGATGGAAACAACAATTGAGAATATGTTTGCTATTGGTGATGTAACTGGTAAGTTAATGTTGGCACATACAGCATCTAAGCAGGGTCTTTTAGTAGCAGAGATTATTGAAAGGAGGATCAATCAAAACAAAGATACCGAATCGTATAAGTTGATCTATCAAAATATTCCCAGATGTACGTTCACTGAACCGGAAGTAGCTTCTGTCGGACTGACTCAAGAACAGGCAGAAGAAAGTGGATCAGAGATAGAGATTGGTAAATTCACCTATATGGGCAATGGAAAAGCCATCGGTTTAGGAGCAACTGATGGTATGATAAAAGTCATTGCCGATAAAAATAACAGAAAGATATTGGGAATGCATATTGTTGGTGCACAGGCAACTGAACTGATTACAGCGGGCAGTATAATGATCAATCTTGGGCTGACCATCAACGAACTGCACAAAGTGGTTTATGCACACCCGACTCTTTCCGAAATTATTATGGAAGCTGTTGAAGATTTAGACAAAGTAGCAATCCATAAAATTTGA
- the raiA gene encoding ribosome-associated translation inhibitor RaiA encodes MQITITARHFELTKPIRDYVEQSCDKLTKYFDHIINIHMTLSLENARNIVEMSLHAAKFNLQSVSEEMDMYLAIDTAVDKMEIQLKKLKDKVTDHQKRSVMKDPNFFYSNVFERTSNPNGKKMIKTKRIHAEIMTVSDAIDLLAQKDKPYMIFRNLETDKINVLVKKSDLLYKLIEP; translated from the coding sequence ATGCAAATTACAATAACTGCAAGACATTTTGAATTAACTAAACCAATCCGGGATTATGTTGAACAATCTTGTGACAAATTAACCAAGTATTTTGACCATATCATTAATATTCATATGACACTTTCATTGGAAAATGCCAGAAACATAGTTGAGATGAGCTTACATGCTGCAAAATTCAACCTGCAAAGTGTCAGCGAAGAGATGGACATGTATCTGGCGATCGATACTGCTGTTGATAAGATGGAGATTCAGCTCAAGAAGCTGAAAGATAAAGTGACTGATCATCAGAAGAGGAGTGTAATGAAAGATCCCAACTTTTTCTATTCCAATGTGTTTGAACGAACTTCCAATCCCAATGGCAAGAAAATGATTAAAACAAAAAGAATTCATGCTGAGATAATGACTGTCTCGGATGCTATAGATCTTTTAGCACAAAAGGATAAACCCTATATGATTTTTCGAAACTTGGAAACAGACAAGATAAATGTATTGGTTAAGAAGAGTGACCTGTTATACAAACTGATTGAGCCGTGA
- the hprK gene encoding HPr(Ser) kinase/phosphatase, which produces MKILTVRDFFESKNREFALSVITEPHTLDNNIQESQLHRPGLALTGYLERFAYKRIQILGETEISYMQTIDDKTLYDRVKEMFEFNIPLIIATKGLSIPQQVEFLANDMNIAIMTSRLSTDKLIVGLTRFLREYFAPQKSMHGTLVEAFGVGMLLTGKSGIGKSECALDLVERGHRMIADDIVKIIQTDDTLTGTSVNDFGYFMEVRGVGLIDVERMFGIEAVRKKTVIDTQVELLLWQDNLDYERIGLTNNYVEILGVNIPIIYLPVSPGKNVSVILEVIALNHILKNYGYEAAEVYQRKLQESIQRKSGLKKINETEEES; this is translated from the coding sequence ATGAAGATATTAACGGTAAGAGATTTTTTTGAAAGCAAGAACAGAGAATTTGCTTTATCGGTCATAACTGAACCACACACATTAGATAATAATATTCAAGAGAGTCAGTTACACAGACCAGGTCTCGCCTTAACTGGATATTTAGAACGATTTGCCTATAAGAGAATCCAGATTCTGGGAGAGACTGAGATAAGCTACATGCAAACCATTGATGATAAAACTCTCTATGATAGAGTCAAAGAGATGTTTGAGTTTAACATTCCTCTAATCATAGCAACTAAGGGTTTATCCATCCCTCAGCAGGTAGAATTTTTAGCTAATGATATGAATATCGCTATTATGACCAGCCGATTATCTACTGATAAGTTAATTGTCGGTTTAACACGTTTCCTCAGGGAATATTTTGCTCCGCAAAAGTCCATGCATGGAACTCTTGTTGAGGCGTTTGGTGTTGGCATGCTCCTCACCGGTAAGAGTGGTATTGGCAAGAGTGAATGTGCTCTAGATCTTGTAGAGCGAGGTCACAGAATGATCGCCGATGACATTGTAAAAATTATTCAAACTGATGATACTCTCACTGGAACATCGGTCAACGATTTCGGTTATTTTATGGAAGTTCGTGGAGTTGGTCTGATTGATGTCGAGAGGATGTTTGGTATCGAGGCAGTGCGTAAAAAGACAGTAATTGATACTCAGGTAGAATTACTACTTTGGCAGGATAATTTGGATTATGAGCGAATTGGGCTAACTAACAACTATGTTGAAATCTTAGGAGTAAATATCCCCATTATCTATCTACCCGTTTCTCCCGGAAAGAATGTCTCAGTGATACTGGAAGTAATTGCCTTAAATCATATCTTGAAGAACTATGGTTACGAGGCAGCAGAAGTATATCAAAGAAAGCTTCAGGAGAGCATCCAGCGAAAATCGGGATTAAAAAAGATTAATGAAACAGAAGAAGAATCTTAA
- the lipA gene encoding lipoyl synthase — MAMRKPEWLHIKRTGIHDANIATERLIQKLNLHTVCESARCPNKGECFNNQTATFMILGDVCTRNCTFCAVSKDKDLLLKPDEQEPQRIAEAVKVLQLDYVVLTMVTRDDLEDGGAEHLIKVIQAIRSLYKTDVAIEILISDLQGSAFYLRKIIDTDPTVFNHNIETISRLYPQVRPQANYQRSLHLLKAAKEYNQNMLTKSGFMVGLGESETEVISLMRDLLSVQVDLLTIGQYLAPSKDHHPVFEYITPEKFTFYRQTALNLGFKECFSGPFVRSSYKARNALYIKKNQC; from the coding sequence GTGGCAATGAGAAAACCTGAGTGGTTACACATTAAAAGAACCGGAATCCACGATGCAAATATTGCTACAGAGAGACTTATTCAAAAATTGAACCTGCACACTGTTTGCGAAAGCGCCAGATGTCCCAATAAGGGAGAGTGTTTTAATAACCAAACCGCTACTTTTATGATTCTCGGAGATGTTTGTACCCGCAATTGTACTTTCTGCGCTGTAAGTAAAGACAAAGATCTATTATTAAAACCAGACGAGCAAGAGCCACAAAGAATAGCGGAAGCAGTAAAAGTACTTCAACTCGATTACGTAGTCTTAACGATGGTAACCAGAGATGATTTGGAGGATGGAGGTGCTGAACATTTAATTAAAGTAATTCAAGCAATTCGTTCTCTTTACAAAACGGATGTTGCTATTGAAATCTTAATTTCCGATCTACAGGGAAGTGCGTTTTATCTGAGAAAGATTATTGATACTGATCCAACCGTATTTAATCATAATATAGAGACCATCTCTCGCCTCTACCCTCAGGTGAGACCACAAGCTAATTACCAAAGAAGTTTGCATTTGTTAAAAGCAGCCAAAGAATACAATCAGAACATGTTAACAAAAAGTGGTTTTATGGTTGGTCTTGGTGAGTCTGAGACTGAAGTGATCTCTCTGATGCGAGATCTTCTTTCTGTTCAGGTAGATCTGTTAACTATTGGGCAGTATTTAGCACCATCAAAAGATCATCATCCAGTTTTTGAATATATCACCCCTGAAAAATTCACTTTCTATCGTCAAACTGCCCTCAATTTAGGTTTCAAAGAGTGTTTTTCAGGACCATTTGTCAGAAGTTCATATAAGGCAAGAAATGCTTTATACATCAAAAAAAATCAATGTTAA
- the lptB gene encoding LPS export ABC transporter ATP-binding protein — protein MKQDKIRVENLVKKYGNKTVVKNVDLHIEQGEIVGILGPNGAGKSTTFYMILGLTKPNKGIVFYNDIDITHKPMYKRARLGIGYLAQAPSVFHKLTVEQNIMAILETLHISKKERKRRLEEHLEELSMTKLAKQKAYTLSGGERRKLEITRTLVTSPSFFLMDEPFAGVDPLAVNDIQNIIKKLQEEKNIGVLITDHNVLDTLSITQRAYIIFEGQILLTGTSEELIHNEKARELYLGDKFLNPFFVENK, from the coding sequence ATGAAACAAGATAAAATCAGAGTCGAAAATTTAGTGAAAAAATACGGGAATAAGACCGTTGTAAAGAATGTTGATCTTCATATAGAACAGGGTGAAATTGTCGGCATATTAGGCCCCAACGGAGCTGGAAAATCAACTACTTTTTACATGATATTAGGATTGACCAAACCAAATAAAGGAATAGTTTTTTATAACGATATCGATATCACCCATAAACCGATGTATAAAAGAGCACGTCTGGGGATTGGTTATTTAGCTCAAGCCCCTTCGGTTTTTCATAAGCTAACAGTTGAGCAGAATATAATGGCAATTCTGGAAACCTTGCATATCAGCAAAAAAGAACGTAAAAGAAGATTAGAAGAACATTTGGAAGAGTTATCAATGACTAAGCTGGCAAAACAGAAAGCTTATACTTTATCGGGTGGAGAAAGAAGAAAATTAGAGATAACTCGTACTTTAGTCACCTCACCATCGTTCTTTCTTATGGATGAACCTTTTGCCGGGGTAGATCCTCTTGCCGTTAATGACATTCAGAACATTATCAAAAAACTCCAAGAAGAGAAGAATATTGGTGTTTTGATCACAGATCACAATGTTTTAGATACACTGTCTATAACTCAGCGAGCATATATTATATTTGAAGGTCAAATTCTCTTAACCGGAACTTCTGAAGAATTGATCCATAATGAAAAGGCAAGAGAATTATATTTAGGCGATAAATTTCTCAACCCGTTTTTTGTAGAAAACAAATGA
- the rpoN gene encoding RNA polymerase factor sigma-54 yields the protein MTKIQQVLSHKQVQELALKPKMLQSLQLLVLPQMELEMQLKRELELNPILELQEEEEENIKEDREKTPDEQEETVKSEETPDEESLDEQLLKESINEIKEFSDILDEWNDYHREVKEEIRDKDIFETYNNTQYDDTIKDKKNSFYYQLEDLPLTEEELEFARELVENTNEFGYLTPDFDIYELSKENLLSVTDDEELKKRAEEIHQTILKLKPRGITARSISECLVAQLNERDNDYELLSYIIKNHFNDLIHRRYQKIAAKLSVHLDKILLCRDAISLLNPKPGLLLLADNIDYVSPDVIIKKIEDEFVIIVNDFNIPHLTISRYYRDMIMTGRVKDKEMLGYIRDKINSAKFLIKSLYMRNQTLIKVTKAIIEHQRNFFYNHSGILEPLTYNVIATELHVSESTISRVVKDKYADTPLGMICLRDFFTTSAGKTENYEDISRDNVQKQIQQIINSEDKAHPLSDLEITAMLKKMNISVSRRVVQKYRESLGILNSRLRRLER from the coding sequence ATGACTAAGATCCAACAGGTTTTATCTCATAAGCAAGTACAGGAACTGGCACTAAAACCAAAGATGTTGCAATCTTTACAATTGTTGGTTTTACCGCAAATGGAGCTTGAGATGCAACTCAAGCGAGAACTTGAATTAAACCCGATACTCGAATTGCAAGAGGAAGAAGAAGAAAATATAAAAGAAGACAGGGAAAAGACACCTGATGAACAAGAAGAAACTGTTAAATCTGAAGAAACTCCTGATGAAGAATCATTGGATGAGCAGCTACTGAAAGAGAGTATCAATGAGATAAAAGAATTTAGTGATATCTTAGACGAATGGAATGATTACCACCGGGAAGTAAAAGAGGAAATCCGAGATAAGGATATCTTTGAGACCTATAATAATACCCAATATGATGACACAATAAAAGATAAGAAGAACAGTTTTTATTATCAACTGGAAGATTTGCCACTAACTGAGGAAGAATTGGAATTCGCTCGAGAATTAGTAGAGAATACTAACGAATTCGGATATCTTACACCAGACTTTGATATTTATGAACTGTCGAAAGAGAATCTCTTATCGGTAACTGACGATGAAGAACTTAAGAAAAGAGCTGAAGAAATCCATCAAACTATCTTAAAATTAAAGCCAAGAGGCATCACTGCTCGATCTATTAGCGAATGTCTTGTTGCCCAACTCAATGAAAGAGACAACGATTACGAGTTACTTTCATATATTATCAAAAATCACTTTAATGATCTGATTCACCGCAGATATCAGAAAATAGCGGCTAAATTATCAGTTCATCTTGATAAAATTCTTCTCTGTCGTGATGCGATCTCACTTCTCAATCCTAAACCGGGGTTATTGTTATTAGCCGATAATATTGATTATGTCAGTCCTGATGTGATTATCAAGAAAATTGAAGATGAATTTGTGATTATCGTCAATGACTTCAATATCCCCCATCTAACTATCAGCCGTTATTATAGAGATATGATAATGACGGGACGAGTAAAAGACAAAGAGATGCTTGGATATATAAGGGATAAAATCAATTCTGCTAAATTCCTGATCAAATCTCTCTATATGCGTAATCAGACTCTCATCAAAGTTACTAAAGCTATTATTGAGCATCAAAGAAATTTCTTCTACAATCACTCCGGAATACTGGAACCCTTAACCTATAATGTTATAGCCACGGAACTACATGTTAGCGAATCTACAATCTCTCGAGTCGTAAAAGACAAGTATGCTGATACCCCATTGGGGATGATCTGTCTGAGAGACTTTTTTACTACATCAGCAGGTAAGACGGAGAATTATGAAGATATATCCCGTGATAATGTCCAGAAGCAGATTCAACAAATAATCAATTCGGAAGACAAGGCACATCCACTTTCTGATCTAGAGATCACAGCAATGCTGAAAAAAATGAATATAAGTGTTTCCCGTAGGGTTGTACAAAAATATCGTGAGAGTTTAGGGATATTAAACAGCAGATTAAGGAGGTTAGAGAGATGA